In one window of Mercurialis annua linkage group LG4, ddMerAnnu1.2, whole genome shotgun sequence DNA:
- the LOC126678375 gene encoding uncharacterized mitochondrial protein AtMg00310-like, whose protein sequence is MLNSFWWGRDQAKKKGISWANWDKLCVAKKFGGMGFKKIRNFNIAMLARQAWRFLSSENKLMVKIFKAKYFPDSSFLEAKIGSNPSYVWRSIFEAQKVMKSGARVKIGNGQNTRVWGSPWLDDDNGGLISTPMPGN, encoded by the coding sequence ATGCTTAATTCTTTTTGGTGGGGTCGAGATCAAGCTAAAAAGAAAGGAATTAGTTGGGCAAATTGGGATAAACTGTGTGtggcaaagaagtttggtggcATGGGATTCAAAAAAATTCGAAACTTTAATATTGCCATGTTGGCTCGGCAAGCGTGGAGATTTCTTAGTTCGGAGAATAAGCTTATGGTGAAGATTTTTAAAGCGAAGTACTTTCCTGATTCTTCATTCCTTGAGGCGAAAATAGGGTCAAATCCGAGCTACGTTTGGCGTAGCATTTTCGAGGCGCAAAAAGTAATGAAATCAGGTGCAAGAGTTAAGATTGGAAATGGGCAGAATACAAGAGTTTGGGGTAGTCCATGGCTTGATGATGATAATGGAGGACTCATTTCTACTCCTATGCCAGGGAACTga